One Leptolyngbya ohadii IS1 genomic window carries:
- a CDS encoding CheR family methyltransferase, translated as MFSLMQLAELEDLEIQLLLEGVHRYYGFDFRSYSLASIKRRIQHFLQEHQLPNVSRLQEKILHEPAYLERFLLKLAVNTTSMFRDPGFYLAFRNQVVPLLRTYPSLRIWHAGCSTGEEVYSMAILLYEEGIYHRCRIYATDLNEASLTQARSASFTLRQMQEYSFLYQQAGGKQQLSDYYAISYDTAVIHSFLRERIVFAAHNLVTDASFNEFNVILCRNVLTYFNSQLQAGVHQLFHDSLRRFGILGLGQQESLKFSPYQRCYEPVEPQVPLYRRVA; from the coding sequence ATGTTCTCACTCATGCAGCTTGCCGAACTTGAAGATCTCGAAATTCAGCTTCTTCTGGAGGGAGTGCATCGCTACTATGGGTTTGACTTTCGCAGCTACTCGCTGGCGTCAATCAAACGGCGAATTCAGCATTTCCTCCAGGAGCATCAGTTGCCAAATGTCTCTCGGCTTCAGGAAAAAATTCTGCATGAGCCTGCCTATCTGGAGCGGTTTTTGCTGAAGTTGGCGGTCAACACGACCAGTATGTTCCGTGATCCAGGCTTTTATCTGGCATTCAGGAATCAGGTGGTGCCGCTGCTGCGAACCTATCCCTCGCTCCGGATCTGGCACGCGGGCTGTTCCACAGGGGAGGAGGTATATTCAATGGCAATCCTGCTGTATGAGGAGGGCATCTATCATCGCTGTCGGATTTATGCAACCGATCTGAATGAAGCATCTCTAACCCAAGCCCGATCGGCGAGCTTTACCCTTCGGCAGATGCAGGAGTATAGTTTCCTCTACCAGCAGGCAGGGGGAAAACAGCAGCTTTCCGATTACTATGCCATTAGTTATGACACAGCTGTTATTCACTCATTCTTAAGAGAGAGGATTGTTTTTGCAGCGCACAATCTAGTCACAGATGCTTCTTTTAATGAATTTAATGTTATTCTTTGTCGCAATGTTCTCACCTATTTCAATTCCCAGCTTCAGGCAGGGGTTCATCAGCTATTTCACGACAGTTTAAGGAGATTTGGAATTCTAGGGTTAGGACAGCAGGAAAGCCTTAAGTTTTCGCCGTACCAGCGGTGCTATGAGCCAGTGGAGCCTCAGGTACCGCTCTACCGAAGAGTTGCTTGA
- a CDS encoding response regulator: MTTASRSSNSDSLDLQQLLKTLVEVKKGNFSARMPLDQTGIAGKIADTLNDIIEMNEQMAGELEHISRVVGKEGRISERASIENAKGAWKASIGSVNDLITDLVQPMTETTRVIRAVATGNLTQTIATEIEGRPLQGEFLQTARIVNTMVDQLNSFASEVTRVAREVGAEGKLGGQAQVKGVAGTWKDLTDSVNFMAGSLTAQVRNIAEVTTAVANGDLSKKITVDVKGEILELKNTINTMVDQLNSFASEVTRVAREVGTEGKLGGQAQVVGVAGTWKDLTDNVNSMASNLTAQVRGIARVVTAVANGNLKLKLMLDAKGEIETLADTINEMIDTLATFAEQVTTVAREVGSEGKLGGQAKVPGASGTWRDLTDNVNELAANLTTQVRAIAEVATAVTKGDLTRSISVEAKGEVAVLKDNINQMIENLRETTQKNTEQDWLKTNLAKFTRMLQGQRDLETVSKLILSELAPLVSAQHGVFYLMDAGENHTPYLKLISTYAYRERKHLGNRFQLGEGLIGQCALEKERILLTEVPADYIKISSGLGESTPLNAVALPVLFEGQVTAVIELASFSRFSDIHLTFFDQLTESIAIVLNTIAASMRTEELLKQSQSLAEELQTQQKELTGTNQRLEQQAQSLKASEELLKNQQEQLQQTNEELEEKAELLVVQNREVERKNQEIEQARRSLEEKAEQLALSSKYKSEFLANMSHELRTPLNSLLILARLFADNSDGNLTDKQIEYARTIYSAGNDLLGLINDILDLAKIESGTMSIESESMSMTDLRNHLDRTFRQVAQDRNLEFQMQFDPQLPRSIYTDAKRLQQVLKNLLSNAFKFTEQGQVRLSVSLATGGWSFDKETLNRADRVIAFSVSDTGIGIAPDKQQVIFEAFQQADGTTSRRYGGTGLGLSISREIARLLGGEIRLQSELGRGSTFTFYVPQIESGRWGLGSEPDTSSLPPSAFQSAARAIAISSVPQPAGNEQPATATVMLDRAIEDDRDTIQPDDLTLLIIEDDLNFARILLDLAREQGFKGLVATRGNVGLEMAQQFKPTAIMLDIRLPVLDGWMVLDRLKHHPDTRHIPVHIMSVEEGLQRSLRQGALAYLQKPVNSESLLNALASLKEFVERPMKNLLIVEDDDLQRQTLVELIGSSDVAITAMATGAEALEALRSGRFDCLVLDLGLPDMDGFVFIDQIKQDPNLSHLPIIIYTGKELSAQEERELRCISDTIILKDVRSPERLLDETALFLHRVQADLPEMQRQMLERSQQQDPMLAGKKILIVDDDVRNIFALTSVLERYQMEILYAENGREGINMLQNHPDINLVLMDVMMPEMDGYETTRAIRQISQFTNLPIIALTAKAMRGDREKCMEAGASDYITKPVETDQLLSVLRVWLHH; the protein is encoded by the coding sequence ATGACCACTGCATCCCGCTCTTCTAACTCCGATAGCCTGGATCTTCAGCAGCTTCTCAAAACGCTGGTTGAAGTCAAAAAAGGCAACTTCTCTGCCCGTATGCCGCTCGATCAGACAGGCATTGCAGGCAAGATTGCTGACACGCTCAACGACATCATTGAGATGAATGAGCAAATGGCAGGTGAACTGGAACATATTAGCCGAGTTGTTGGCAAGGAGGGCAGAATTAGCGAACGCGCCTCGATCGAGAATGCAAAGGGGGCATGGAAGGCATCGATCGGCTCGGTGAATGATTTGATCACCGATCTGGTACAGCCCATGACGGAGACGACGCGGGTGATTCGGGCAGTGGCAACCGGAAACTTGACGCAGACGATCGCCACCGAAATTGAGGGCAGACCGCTACAAGGCGAGTTTTTGCAGACCGCTCGAATTGTCAATACGATGGTGGATCAGCTCAACTCCTTCGCCTCTGAGGTAACGCGGGTCGCGAGAGAGGTAGGCGCAGAAGGAAAACTGGGAGGACAGGCACAGGTTAAGGGGGTTGCGGGAACCTGGAAAGACCTGACCGATAGCGTGAACTTCATGGCAGGCAGCTTAACCGCTCAGGTGCGAAACATTGCAGAAGTGACGACGGCAGTAGCAAATGGCGATCTGTCCAAAAAAATCACCGTGGATGTGAAAGGCGAAATCCTGGAGCTGAAGAACACAATCAATACGATGGTGGATCAGCTCAACTCTTTCGCCTCTGAGGTAACGCGGGTGGCGCGGGAAGTGGGAACTGAGGGTAAGCTAGGCGGTCAGGCGCAGGTGGTCGGGGTGGCGGGAACCTGGAAGGATCTCACCGATAACGTAAACTCGATGGCAAGCAACCTGACGGCACAGGTACGAGGGATTGCGCGAGTTGTGACCGCTGTGGCAAACGGCAATTTGAAGCTGAAGCTAATGCTGGATGCCAAAGGCGAAATTGAAACGCTAGCCGACACGATCAACGAAATGATCGATACCCTGGCAACCTTTGCAGAGCAGGTGACGACGGTGGCGCGGGAAGTGGGCAGCGAAGGCAAATTGGGCGGACAGGCAAAAGTACCGGGCGCATCGGGAACCTGGCGCGACCTCACGGACAACGTGAACGAGCTGGCAGCCAATTTGACCACTCAGGTAAGAGCGATCGCCGAAGTGGCAACCGCAGTAACCAAGGGCGATTTAACGCGATCGATTTCCGTCGAAGCAAAAGGGGAAGTTGCCGTCCTCAAGGACAACATCAACCAGATGATCGAAAACCTGCGCGAAACCACGCAGAAGAATACCGAGCAGGACTGGCTGAAGACAAACCTGGCGAAATTTACCCGAATGCTGCAAGGTCAGCGCGATCTCGAAACAGTGTCCAAGCTGATTCTGTCGGAACTGGCTCCCCTGGTTTCAGCACAGCACGGCGTCTTCTATCTGATGGATGCGGGCGAGAACCATACGCCCTATCTCAAACTGATCAGCACCTATGCTTATCGGGAGCGCAAGCACCTGGGCAACCGCTTCCAACTTGGCGAAGGACTGATCGGGCAGTGTGCCCTGGAGAAGGAGCGGATTTTGCTCACCGAAGTTCCGGCGGACTACATCAAGATCAGCTCTGGATTGGGCGAATCTACTCCGCTCAATGCCGTTGCGCTGCCCGTCCTGTTTGAGGGACAGGTGACGGCGGTAATTGAGCTTGCCTCCTTCTCCCGGTTCAGCGATATTCACCTCACGTTCTTCGATCAATTAACCGAAAGTATCGCGATCGTGCTGAATACGATTGCCGCCAGTATGAGAACAGAGGAACTGCTGAAACAGTCCCAATCCCTGGCAGAGGAGCTGCAAACCCAGCAGAAAGAGCTAACGGGAACCAACCAGCGATTAGAGCAGCAGGCACAGTCGCTCAAAGCCTCTGAGGAACTGCTCAAGAATCAGCAGGAACAGCTTCAGCAAACCAATGAGGAGCTGGAGGAAAAAGCGGAACTGCTGGTGGTGCAAAATCGGGAAGTGGAGCGTAAGAATCAGGAAATTGAACAGGCACGACGATCGCTGGAAGAAAAAGCCGAACAGCTTGCCCTCAGTTCCAAGTACAAGTCGGAATTCCTGGCGAATATGTCCCACGAACTGCGAACGCCGCTCAACAGTTTACTGATTCTGGCACGACTCTTTGCTGACAACAGCGATGGCAACCTGACCGACAAGCAAATTGAATACGCACGAACCATTTATTCTGCCGGGAACGATCTGCTGGGGCTAATTAACGACATTCTGGATCTGGCGAAGATTGAATCGGGCACTATGTCGATCGAGTCGGAATCCATGTCGATGACCGACCTCCGCAATCATCTCGATCGCACCTTCCGGCAGGTGGCACAGGATCGCAATCTGGAATTTCAGATGCAGTTTGACCCGCAGCTCCCGCGCAGCATCTACACCGATGCAAAACGATTGCAGCAAGTGCTGAAAAACCTGCTCTCGAACGCCTTTAAGTTTACGGAGCAGGGTCAAGTCCGCCTGAGCGTGAGTCTGGCAACCGGAGGCTGGAGTTTTGACAAAGAGACGCTGAACCGCGCCGATCGCGTGATTGCTTTTTCGGTTTCGGATACGGGCATTGGTATTGCCCCCGATAAACAGCAGGTCATTTTTGAAGCCTTCCAGCAGGCAGATGGAACCACCTCTCGCCGATATGGGGGAACGGGCTTGGGCTTGTCGATCAGTCGCGAGATTGCCCGTCTGCTGGGCGGTGAGATTCGCCTCCAGAGTGAACTGGGTCGGGGCAGCACGTTTACGTTCTATGTGCCGCAAATAGAAAGCGGACGCTGGGGCTTAGGCTCTGAGCCGGATACGTCGTCTCTCCCACCCTCGGCGTTCCAGTCCGCAGCAAGAGCGATCGCCATCTCCTCTGTTCCGCAACCCGCAGGTAACGAGCAGCCTGCAACCGCAACCGTCATGCTCGATCGCGCTATTGAGGACGATCGCGATACCATTCAGCCGGACGATTTAACCCTTCTGATTATTGAGGATGACCTAAACTTTGCCCGCATTCTTCTGGATCTGGCGCGAGAGCAGGGCTTCAAAGGACTGGTTGCCACGCGCGGCAATGTAGGTCTGGAGATGGCACAGCAGTTCAAACCGACCGCAATCATGCTCGATATTCGCCTCCCGGTGCTGGATGGCTGGATGGTGTTGGATCGGCTGAAGCATCATCCGGATACGCGCCATATTCCGGTTCACATTATGTCGGTGGAGGAAGGTCTACAGCGCAGTTTACGCCAGGGTGCGCTTGCCTATCTGCAAAAACCCGTCAACAGTGAATCCTTGCTAAATGCGCTGGCAAGCCTGAAGGAGTTTGTTGAGCGTCCGATGAAGAATTTGCTGATTGTTGAAGATGACGACCTTCAGCGGCAAACGCTCGTCGAACTGATTGGCAGCAGCGATGTGGCAATTACGGCGATGGCAACGGGCGCAGAAGCACTGGAGGCATTGCGATCGGGTCGTTTCGACTGCCTCGTCCTCGATCTAGGGCTGCCGGATATGGATGGGTTTGTCTTCATTGACCAGATTAAACAAGACCCGAACCTGAGCCATCTGCCCATTATTATCTACACCGGGAAGGAGCTATCTGCCCAGGAAGAACGGGAACTGCGCTGCATTTCTGACACGATTATCCTCAAGGATGTCCGATCGCCGGAACGATTGCTGGATGAAACTGCCCTGTTCCTGCATCGAGTTCAGGCAGATCTCCCCGAAATGCAGCGACAAATGCTGGAACGATCGCAGCAGCAAGATCCGATGCTCGCGGGCAAGAAAATCTTGATTGTGGATGATGATGTGCGGAATATTTTTGCTCTGACAAGTGTCTTAGAACGCTATCAAATGGAGATTCTGTATGCCGAAAATGGTCGAGAAGGGATTAATATGCTGCAAAATCATCCCGATATTAATCTGGTGTTAATGGATGTGATGATGCCGGAAATGGATGGCTATGAAACAACGCGGGCAATCCGTCAGATTAGCCAGTTTACAAATTTGCCGATTATTGCGCTGACGGCAAAAGCAATGCGGGGCGATCGGGAGAAATGCATGGAAGCAGGGGCATCGGACTACATTACGAAACCCGTTGAAACCGACCAGCTTCTATCTGTGCTGCGGGTTTGGCTTCACCATTAG
- a CDS encoding hybrid sensor histidine kinase/response regulator codes for MQQSQDDPEQVISFILDISDRKRAEEEVRESERRFRRLVESNMFGVAFGDFSGGIGYVNDYFLNMVGYSRSEFNAGEIRWTDITPPEQLYLDERAVIELRTQGVAVPFEKEYIRKDGSRVPILIGAALLQEPYDQQQEMIAFYIDLTERKQAEAERETLLQQTEAARKAAEAANRTRDEFLAVLSHELRTPLNPILGWAKLLQSGKLDESRTKQALATIERNAELQARLIEDLLDISRILQGKLNLTTSPVDLASTVRAAMETVHLAADAKAIRIEAQLAPQVGLVSGDSTRLQQIVWNLLSNAVKFTPAGGRVEVQLAQIGNQAQITVRDTGKGISANFLPYVFDYFRQADSTTTRQFGGLGLGLAIVRHLVELHGGTIRADSPGEGLGATFTVNLPLMASPEIVNLSPQRCQECLDLKNVQILVVDDEMDTRDFIQYCLEQTGAIVRVSASAREALTQLMQFKPDVVLSDIGMPDIDGYTLMQQIRALPIDQGGQIIAIALTAYAGEYDQEQALQVGFQRHLAKPVEPEELIRTIADLVENR; via the coding sequence ATGCAACAAAGCCAAGATGATCCAGAACAGGTGATTAGCTTCATTCTTGATATCAGCGATCGCAAACGGGCGGAAGAAGAGGTGCGGGAAAGTGAGCGGCGCTTTCGGCGGCTGGTGGAATCCAATATGTTTGGCGTTGCCTTCGGTGATTTTTCAGGCGGCATTGGCTATGTCAATGACTATTTTCTCAACATGGTCGGCTATTCCCGCTCGGAATTTAATGCAGGAGAGATCCGATGGACAGACATTACTCCGCCTGAACAGCTTTACCTTGATGAAAGAGCCGTCATAGAACTGAGAACCCAGGGGGTAGCCGTGCCCTTTGAGAAGGAATACATTCGCAAGGACGGAAGCCGCGTTCCCATTTTGATTGGGGCAGCCCTGCTTCAGGAACCCTACGACCAGCAGCAGGAAATGATTGCCTTTTATATCGACTTAACAGAACGAAAGCAGGCGGAAGCCGAGCGAGAAACATTACTCCAGCAGACCGAAGCGGCACGAAAAGCAGCCGAAGCGGCAAACCGCACCCGCGATGAGTTTTTGGCGGTGCTGTCCCACGAGCTGCGAACTCCCCTGAATCCGATTCTGGGCTGGGCAAAGCTCTTGCAAAGCGGCAAACTTGACGAGTCCCGGACAAAGCAAGCCCTGGCAACGATCGAGCGCAACGCGGAACTGCAAGCCAGACTGATCGAGGATCTGCTCGATATTTCCCGAATTTTGCAGGGCAAACTCAACCTCACAACGAGTCCGGTTGATCTGGCGTCTACTGTGAGGGCAGCGATGGAAACCGTGCATCTGGCGGCAGATGCGAAAGCAATTCGGATCGAGGCTCAATTGGCACCGCAGGTCGGGCTTGTTTCAGGCGATTCAACCCGCTTACAGCAAATTGTGTGGAACTTGCTTTCTAATGCGGTTAAATTCACGCCCGCCGGGGGACGAGTGGAGGTGCAGCTCGCGCAAATCGGGAACCAGGCGCAAATCACGGTAAGGGATACAGGAAAGGGGATTTCTGCCAACTTTCTTCCCTACGTTTTTGACTACTTCCGCCAAGCAGATAGCACAACCACTCGGCAGTTTGGCGGCTTAGGGCTAGGACTTGCGATCGTGCGGCACCTGGTGGAACTGCATGGCGGCACCATTCGCGCCGATAGTCCAGGAGAGGGTTTGGGAGCAACTTTCACGGTTAACCTTCCCCTCATGGCGAGTCCAGAAATCGTCAATCTTAGTCCTCAGCGATGCCAGGAATGCCTCGATTTGAAGAACGTCCAAATTCTGGTGGTGGACGATGAAATGGATACAAGAGACTTCATTCAATACTGCCTGGAACAAACGGGAGCCATCGTGAGGGTCTCTGCTTCTGCCAGGGAAGCCCTGACCCAGCTCATGCAGTTTAAGCCCGATGTCGTGCTAAGCGATATTGGAATGCCTGACATCGATGGCTATACGCTAATGCAGCAAATTCGCGCTCTGCCGATAGACCAGGGAGGGCAAATCATTGCGATCGCGCTCACTGCCTATGCGGGGGAATACGACCAGGAGCAAGCTCTTCAGGTTGGCTTTCAGCGTCATCTGGCAAAACCCGTTGAACCCGAAGAACTGATCAGGACGATCGCCGATTTAGTTGAAAACCGCTGA
- a CDS encoding IS5 family transposase, protein MEPQYRIRNWSEYNAGLKQRGSLTFWLEESVLEQWVIEELSGKPGASVFYSDLAIQTMATVKAVYRLAGRQCQGFLESIFQLMGIDLPVPDHSTLSRRLGHLSIELPVLPKEGARHVVVDSTGVKVYGEGEWKTRQHGVSKRRTWRKLHLGVDEATGEILAAVATTNDFHDGEVLNDVLEAIDEPIEQVSTDGAYDHRHCYDEIAAQGAKAVIPPRQDAVIWQHGNCKGNPHPRDENLRHIRKHGRKRWKQDSGYHRRSIAETTMFRLKTILGGNLSARKFDNQAVELFIKCAALNRMIQIAKPNSYKVEA, encoded by the coding sequence ATGGAACCTCAATACCGCATCCGCAACTGGTCTGAGTATAACGCTGGACTCAAGCAGAGGGGAAGCCTCACCTTCTGGCTTGAAGAATCTGTCCTAGAGCAGTGGGTCATCGAAGAGTTGAGTGGCAAACCAGGCGCGTCTGTCTTCTACAGTGACCTTGCCATTCAAACAATGGCGACCGTTAAAGCCGTCTATCGTCTTGCTGGACGGCAGTGCCAAGGCTTTCTCGAATCGATTTTCCAGTTGATGGGAATCGACCTACCGGTGCCAGACCACAGCACCCTGTCTCGGCGACTGGGTCACTTATCCATTGAATTACCCGTTTTGCCGAAAGAAGGCGCTCGCCATGTCGTGGTGGATTCAACGGGGGTGAAAGTGTATGGGGAAGGGGAATGGAAAACCCGTCAACACGGAGTGAGCAAGCGACGCACTTGGCGCAAGCTGCATCTAGGCGTGGATGAAGCAACCGGTGAAATCTTGGCAGCAGTGGCGACCACCAATGATTTCCATGATGGAGAAGTGCTCAACGATGTACTGGAAGCCATTGATGAGCCGATAGAACAAGTCTCAACTGATGGGGCATATGACCATCGTCATTGCTATGACGAGATTGCCGCCCAAGGAGCCAAAGCGGTGATTCCGCCGCGCCAGGATGCGGTGATTTGGCAGCATGGCAATTGCAAGGGCAATCCGCATCCGCGTGACGAGAACCTGCGCCATATCCGCAAGCATGGACGCAAGCGTTGGAAACAGGATTCGGGCTATCATCGTCGCTCAATTGCAGAAACCACAATGTTTCGGCTGAAGACCATTTTGGGTGGTAATCTGAGTGCGCGTAAATTTGACAACCAGGCGGTGGAACTGTTCATCAAATGTGCTGCACTGAACCGTATGATCCAGATCGCCAAGCCCAATAGCTACAAAGTTGAAGCTTAA
- a CDS encoding DUF4118 domain-containing protein → MLKLQSLTQDCVFATVIVLIALLLMLGLDPWLGMTQTPFLLFFGAVPIAALYLGRRGGIIATVLCALLANYFFIPPARSFSLDLVGGGRTFIFFLEGTLISILIGSLRHAQHQIKENLRQLKASEAKFRRLADSNIIGVVSCDIYGAVTDANDALLNSLGYTREDLLAGRIRWDAMTPEDIKHLDVPAYDELITKGKNTAYEKAFIGKQGQRVPVMVGAALLEDDRRCCMKRGCGG, encoded by the coding sequence ATGCTCAAGCTTCAATCTTTAACGCAGGACTGTGTCTTCGCTACCGTGATCGTCCTGATCGCTTTATTGTTGATGCTCGGACTCGATCCCTGGTTAGGCATGACCCAAACCCCATTTCTACTATTTTTTGGGGCAGTCCCGATCGCAGCACTTTATCTGGGACGACGGGGCGGCATTATTGCAACTGTGCTGTGCGCCTTGCTTGCCAATTATTTCTTTATCCCCCCAGCCCGTTCCTTTTCGCTCGATCTGGTCGGCGGTGGAAGAACCTTCATCTTTTTCCTGGAAGGCACCTTAATTAGCATTCTTATCGGTAGTCTCCGCCATGCTCAGCACCAAATTAAGGAAAACCTGCGCCAGTTAAAAGCCAGCGAAGCGAAGTTTCGTCGTCTAGCTGATTCCAATATTATCGGTGTAGTTTCCTGCGATATTTACGGCGCTGTAACCGATGCCAACGACGCACTGTTGAATAGCCTCGGCTACACCCGCGAAGATTTATTAGCGGGACGAATTCGATGGGATGCAATGACTCCGGAGGACATAAAGCATCTTGATGTTCCTGCCTATGATGAGCTGATTACCAAGGGTAAAAATACTGCCTACGAGAAAGCCTTTATCGGCAAGCAGGGGCAGCGAGTGCCCGTCATGGTGGGAGCCGCACTTTTAGAAGATGATCGGCGTTGTTGCATGAAGAGGGGTTGCGGAGGGTAG